A single window of Paenibacillus sp. SYP-B4298 DNA harbors:
- the trxB gene encoding thioredoxin-disulfide reductase, with protein sequence MYKSIIIGTGPAGLTAAIYLARANMNPLVIEGPEPGGQLTTTTEVENFPGFPDGIMGPELMANMRKQAERFGAEFRTGWVNSVDASERPFKLQVEGHGELVAESLIISTGASAKYLGIPGEKDNVGRGVSTCATCDGFFFRGKKIIVVGGGDSAMEEANFLTRFASEVVLVHRREELRASKIMQTRAQENSKISWQLNKTPLEVVAGPMGVTGLKVRDNETGQEEVIQTDGMFVAIGHTPNTKFLGGQVTTDETGYILVKPGTSETNIPGIFACGDVQDLKYRQAITAAGSGCMAALDCEKFLEGHAVHDWSQSL encoded by the coding sequence ATGTATAAATCCATTATTATCGGCACAGGCCCGGCAGGGCTGACGGCAGCGATCTATCTGGCTCGCGCCAATATGAATCCGCTGGTGATTGAAGGCCCAGAGCCTGGTGGACAGTTGACAACGACGACTGAGGTGGAGAACTTCCCAGGCTTCCCTGATGGCATCATGGGGCCTGAGCTGATGGCCAATATGCGCAAGCAGGCCGAACGGTTCGGAGCAGAATTCAGAACGGGTTGGGTGAACTCGGTGGATGCCTCCGAGCGCCCGTTCAAGCTTCAGGTTGAGGGGCATGGGGAATTGGTTGCAGAATCGCTAATTATCTCCACAGGCGCCTCTGCCAAGTACCTGGGCATTCCTGGGGAGAAGGACAATGTCGGTCGTGGTGTCAGCACATGCGCGACCTGTGACGGCTTCTTCTTCCGCGGCAAGAAGATTATCGTCGTCGGCGGCGGCGACTCGGCGATGGAGGAAGCGAACTTCCTGACTCGCTTTGCCAGCGAGGTTGTGCTGGTGCATCGTCGCGAGGAGCTTCGGGCTTCCAAGATTATGCAGACTCGGGCACAAGAGAACAGCAAAATCTCCTGGCAGTTGAACAAGACGCCACTTGAGGTGGTCGCAGGCCCGATGGGCGTAACCGGTCTGAAGGTGCGTGACAATGAAACCGGGCAGGAGGAAGTCATCCAGACAGACGGCATGTTCGTGGCGATCGGACACACGCCCAATACGAAATTCCTGGGCGGACAGGTGACGACGGACGAGACCGGTTATATTCTGGTGAAGCCGGGTACGAGCGAGACGAATATCCCGGGCATCTTCGCATGCGGCGATGTGCAGGATCTGAAGTACCGCCAGGCAATCACCGCTGCTGGCAGCGGCTGCATGGCGGCGCTCGATTGCGAGAAGTTCCTG
- a CDS encoding tetratricopeptide repeat protein, whose protein sequence is MKGKKRTVASKPAKVIPIQLDATFFFERAVRSLDRLHYDKALKYFRRAVDYEPDNPVNHCNMAGILSEMGNYEESNRILGSIVEELDPSMTECHFYMANNFANMEQYEAAEDALIRYLEEDAEGQFLDEAEEMMELLQYELDRPPKQAVIKSREGLYEHDQARMLLEEGKFAEAVRLLESIVEKYEDFLAARNNLALAYYYMGRFDKAMDTINQVLELEAGNVHALCNLAIFYQHAGRQEPLTQLVELLKKTYPFHHEHVFKLATTMGILGEHETAYRHFMRLLKDPALQQDPCLHHYAAIAACNIGRWKEAERLWRQTAKLDPGSDIPKYYLDQLGSVRSQQEPPPSSYHYHLPFEEQFRLWEKSTDGLPDHLKRDPLVRSSFFWALRHGDRQTKLQVIQALGMIADNEVKDALREFVLEPDEDDYLKRIAIFVLRSIGVHDSLPAMLEGKRTQVESNLLPSRLPVWEDRWQAVLEAAQQRMNKLYDLVQQHDLLTLWVEYLTRVYPNVPKIAKVEGWAAALEYLTAKMHRREISYHEVARRYGVSISTVSKYAKAIDEACGIKEKMRSVFPQFGEFSGE, encoded by the coding sequence TTGAAGGGGAAAAAACGAACGGTCGCCAGCAAGCCCGCTAAGGTGATCCCGATTCAGCTTGATGCGACATTTTTTTTCGAACGAGCGGTCCGCTCACTAGACCGGCTTCACTATGACAAGGCCCTCAAGTATTTTCGGCGGGCTGTTGATTATGAGCCTGATAATCCGGTCAACCATTGTAATATGGCGGGAATTTTGTCAGAGATGGGGAATTACGAGGAGTCCAACCGGATACTCGGCTCCATTGTGGAGGAGCTCGATCCATCCATGACGGAATGCCATTTCTATATGGCTAACAATTTTGCCAATATGGAGCAGTATGAGGCGGCTGAGGATGCGCTAATCCGTTATCTGGAGGAGGATGCGGAGGGGCAATTTCTCGATGAGGCCGAAGAAATGATGGAGCTGCTCCAGTACGAGCTGGATCGACCGCCCAAGCAAGCGGTGATCAAGTCGCGCGAAGGCTTGTACGAGCATGATCAGGCGCGGATGCTGCTGGAGGAAGGGAAATTCGCCGAGGCGGTTCGATTGCTGGAGAGCATCGTTGAGAAGTACGAGGATTTTCTCGCCGCTCGCAATAATCTGGCATTGGCCTATTACTACATGGGTCGCTTCGATAAAGCGATGGACACGATTAACCAGGTACTGGAGCTGGAGGCTGGCAATGTTCATGCGCTCTGTAATCTGGCGATCTTCTACCAGCATGCAGGTCGTCAGGAGCCGCTCACACAACTGGTTGAGCTGCTGAAGAAGACGTATCCGTTTCATCATGAGCATGTGTTCAAGCTAGCGACGACGATGGGCATTCTCGGTGAGCATGAGACAGCCTATCGGCATTTCATGCGGCTGTTGAAGGACCCCGCTCTACAGCAGGACCCGTGTCTGCATCATTATGCGGCTATCGCCGCCTGCAATATCGGCAGATGGAAGGAAGCGGAACGGCTGTGGCGGCAGACAGCCAAGCTGGACCCGGGCTCGGATATACCGAAGTATTATCTGGATCAGTTGGGGAGTGTCCGCTCGCAGCAGGAGCCGCCCCCGAGCAGCTATCATTATCATCTGCCCTTCGAGGAGCAGTTCCGCCTATGGGAGAAGTCTACGGACGGGCTGCCTGATCACCTGAAGCGGGACCCGCTAGTACGCTCCTCCTTCTTCTGGGCGCTGCGGCACGGTGACCGTCAGACCAAGCTTCAAGTCATTCAAGCGCTGGGCATGATTGCCGATAATGAGGTTAAGGATGCGTTGCGCGAGTTCGTGCTGGAGCCGGATGAAGATGATTACCTCAAGCGAATCGCCATCTTCGTGCTCCGTTCCATCGGGGTGCATGACTCGCTCCCGGCGATGCTGGAAGGGAAGCGGACGCAAGTGGAGTCGAATCTGCTGCCCTCCAGACTGCCGGTGTGGGAAGACAGATGGCAAGCCGTGCTGGAGGCAGCACAGCAGCGTATGAACAAGCTGTATGATCTGGTTCAGCAGCATGATCTGTTGACGCTGTGGGTGGAATATCTGACAAGAGTGTATCCGAATGTACCCAAGATCGCCAAGGTCGAGGGCTGGGCAGCGGCTCTGGAATATTTGACGGCGAAGATGCATCGCAGGGAAATATCCTACCATGAGGTTGCAAGGCGGTATGGCGTGTCGATCTCGACCGTAAGCAAATACGCCAAGGCGATCGACGAGGCCTGCGGCATCAAGGAGAAGATGAGGTCGGTGTTTCCCCAGTTCGGAGAATTTTCCGGAGAGTAG